A genomic segment from Actinomadura hallensis encodes:
- a CDS encoding ATP-binding protein — MNDLELVTSAPGGPEVRLTLLAVPSAVVLARELVRYALTNWGFDREVINDSALVMSEIATNAVAAAPGHQIRLRCALHGGAPLLECWDPSPEAPAPGTPSLMAERGRGLAIVSAYAKETGTRPSATGEGKIVWAHMPA, encoded by the coding sequence ATGAATGATCTTGAACTCGTCACGTCGGCGCCCGGCGGCCCGGAGGTGCGCCTCACCCTCCTGGCCGTACCGTCAGCCGTCGTCCTGGCCCGGGAACTCGTCCGCTACGCATTGACGAACTGGGGCTTCGACCGCGAAGTGATCAACGACTCGGCCCTCGTCATGAGCGAGATCGCGACGAACGCCGTCGCGGCGGCCCCCGGTCACCAGATCCGCCTCCGCTGCGCCCTGCACGGAGGGGCGCCACTGCTGGAGTGCTGGGACCCGTCCCCCGAAGCCCCGGCCCCTGGCACACCGTCCCTGATGGCCGAGCGCGGTCGCGGTCTGGCCATCGTCTCCGCCTACGCGAAGGAGACCGGCACCCGCCCCTCAGCCACCGGCGAAGGCAAGATCGTCTGGGCCCACATGCCCGCCTGA
- the glpD gene encoding glycerol-3-phosphate dehydrogenase, translated as MTGSPVTGLGSSRLGPAERAAALDRMAREEFDVVVVGGGIVGAGAALDAATRGLSVAVVEARDFASGTSSRSSKLIHGGLRYLEQYNFDLVREALTERGLLLQQIAPHLVRPVPFLLPTTRRVWERAYVGAGVALYDALAFQMGSTRGVPHHRHLTRRGALRLAPSLRKDAFTGAIQLWDAQVDDARFVMMALRTAAEYGAQIASRTQCIGFLREGERVTGLRIRDLEGNTTSEVRAKQVVNATGVWTDDIQELVGGRGQIHVRASKGIHLVVPKDRIHSSTGILLRTDKSVLFVIPWGRHWIIGTTDTAWDLDKAHPAASKADIEYVLDQVNRVLTTPLTPDDVEGVYAGLRPLLTGETEETSKLSREHVVAHPVPGLVLVAGGKYTTYRVMAKDAIDAVAHGLDGKIPESCTDRIPLVGGDGFQAMWNSRHRLAARSGLHVARIEHLLRRYGTLVDDLLELVADKPDLAKPLTGADDYLRAEIVYAATHEGARHLNDVLARRTRISIETWDRGVGVAQEAADLLAPVLGWSKKQRDREIEYYRKRVEAERASQTQEDDQEADAHRRGAPDIVPTA; from the coding sequence ATGACGGGATCACCTGTGACGGGCCTCGGCAGCTCCCGCCTGGGTCCGGCCGAGCGGGCCGCCGCGCTCGACCGGATGGCCCGCGAGGAGTTCGATGTCGTCGTGGTCGGCGGCGGCATCGTCGGCGCGGGCGCCGCGCTCGACGCCGCCACCCGCGGCCTGTCCGTGGCGGTGGTCGAGGCCCGCGACTTCGCGTCCGGCACGTCGTCCCGCTCGTCCAAGCTGATCCACGGCGGGCTGCGGTACCTGGAGCAGTACAACTTCGACCTCGTCCGGGAGGCGCTGACCGAACGCGGGCTCCTCCTCCAGCAGATCGCCCCGCACCTGGTGCGGCCCGTCCCGTTCCTGCTGCCGACGACCCGCCGCGTGTGGGAACGCGCCTACGTCGGCGCCGGCGTGGCCCTCTACGACGCGCTCGCGTTCCAGATGGGCAGCACCCGCGGCGTCCCCCACCACCGGCACCTCACCCGGCGGGGCGCGCTGCGGCTCGCGCCGTCCCTGCGCAAGGACGCCTTCACCGGCGCGATCCAGCTGTGGGACGCGCAGGTCGACGACGCCCGCTTCGTGATGATGGCGCTGCGCACCGCCGCCGAGTACGGCGCGCAGATCGCGTCCCGCACCCAGTGCATCGGCTTCCTGCGCGAAGGCGAACGCGTCACCGGGCTGCGCATCCGCGACCTCGAGGGCAACACGACCAGCGAGGTCCGCGCCAAGCAGGTCGTCAACGCCACCGGCGTCTGGACCGACGACATCCAGGAACTCGTCGGCGGCCGCGGACAGATCCACGTCAGGGCGTCCAAGGGCATCCACCTCGTCGTCCCCAAGGACCGCATCCACTCCTCGACCGGGATCCTCCTCCGCACCGACAAGTCCGTGCTCTTCGTGATCCCCTGGGGCCGGCACTGGATCATCGGCACCACCGACACCGCCTGGGACCTCGACAAGGCCCACCCCGCCGCCTCGAAGGCCGACATCGAATACGTCCTGGACCAGGTCAACAGAGTCCTCACCACGCCCCTCACCCCCGACGACGTGGAGGGCGTCTACGCGGGCCTCCGCCCCCTGCTCACCGGCGAGACCGAAGAGACCTCGAAGCTGTCCCGCGAACACGTCGTCGCCCACCCCGTCCCCGGGCTCGTCCTCGTCGCGGGCGGCAAGTACACCACCTACCGCGTCATGGCGAAGGACGCCATCGACGCCGTCGCCCACGGCCTCGACGGCAAGATCCCCGAATCCTGCACCGACCGCATCCCCCTCGTCGGCGGCGACGGCTTCCAGGCCATGTGGAACTCCCGCCACCGCCTCGCAGCCCGCTCCGGCCTCCACGTCGCCCGCATCGAACACCTCCTGCGCCGCTACGGCACCCTCGTCGACGACCTGCTGGAACTCGTCGCCGACAAACCCGACCTCGCCAAACCCCTCACCGGCGCCGACGACTACCTCCGCGCCGAAATCGTCTACGCCGCCACCCACGAGGGCGCCCGCCACCTCAACGACGTCCTCGCCCGCCGCACCCGCATCTCCATCGAAACCTGGGACCGCGGCGTAGGCGTCGCCCAAGAGGCCGCCGACCTCCTCGCCCCCGTCCTCGGCTGGTCCAAGAAACAACGCGACCGCGAAATCGAGTACTACCGCAAGCGCGTAGAAGCCGAACGAGCCTCCCAAACCCAAGAAGACGACCAGGAAGCCGACGCCCACCGCCGAGGCGCCCCCGACATAGTCCCCACGGCGTAG
- a CDS encoding GuaB3 family IMP dehydrogenase-related protein encodes MEIGRGKSGRRAYAFDDIGIVPSRRTRDPEEVSVAWQIDAYRFEIPLVVAPMDSVVSPATAIAVGRLGGLAVLDLEGLWTRYENPEPLLAEIASLDGAGATRRLQEIYTEPIKEELIGRRIEEIRDAGVTVAARLSPQRTAQFHKAVIDAGVDLFVIRGTTVSAEHVSGRAEPLNLKQFIYDLDVPVIVGGCSTYTAALHLMRTGAAGVLVGFGGGSGHTTRTVLGVAVPMATAVADVAAARRDYLDESGGRYVHVIADGGMVNSGDIAKAFACGSDAVMVGSPFARATEAPGRGYHWGSEAHHGDVPRGTRIELGTIGTMEQILHGPSHVADGSMNLIGALRRAMATAGYTELKEFQRVQVVVAPRAATD; translated from the coding sequence GTGGAGATCGGCCGTGGCAAGAGCGGCCGCCGGGCGTACGCCTTCGACGACATCGGCATCGTGCCGTCCCGCCGGACGCGCGATCCCGAGGAGGTCAGCGTCGCCTGGCAGATCGACGCCTACCGCTTCGAGATCCCGCTGGTCGTCGCGCCGATGGACAGCGTGGTCAGCCCCGCCACCGCGATCGCCGTCGGGCGGCTCGGCGGCCTCGCCGTCCTCGACCTCGAAGGGCTGTGGACGCGCTACGAGAACCCCGAGCCGCTGCTCGCCGAGATCGCCTCGCTGGACGGGGCCGGCGCCACGCGGCGGCTCCAGGAGATCTACACCGAGCCGATCAAGGAGGAGCTGATCGGCCGCCGGATCGAGGAGATCCGCGACGCGGGCGTCACCGTCGCGGCCCGGCTGTCGCCGCAGCGCACCGCCCAGTTCCACAAGGCCGTCATCGACGCCGGCGTCGACCTGTTCGTCATCCGCGGCACCACCGTGTCCGCCGAGCACGTCTCCGGACGCGCCGAACCGCTCAACCTCAAGCAGTTCATCTACGACCTCGACGTCCCCGTCATCGTCGGCGGCTGCTCCACCTACACGGCCGCGCTGCACCTGATGCGCACCGGCGCGGCGGGCGTGCTGGTCGGGTTCGGCGGCGGCTCCGGGCACACCACCCGCACCGTCCTCGGCGTCGCCGTCCCGATGGCGACCGCCGTCGCGGACGTGGCCGCCGCCCGCCGCGACTACCTCGACGAGTCCGGCGGACGCTACGTCCACGTGATCGCCGACGGCGGCATGGTCAACAGCGGCGACATCGCCAAGGCGTTCGCCTGCGGCTCCGACGCCGTCATGGTCGGCTCCCCCTTCGCCCGCGCCACCGAGGCGCCGGGACGCGGCTACCACTGGGGCAGCGAGGCCCACCACGGCGACGTCCCCCGCGGCACCCGCATCGAACTCGGGACGATCGGGACGATGGAGCAGATCCTGCACGGCCCGTCCCACGTCGCGGACGGGTCGATGAACCTGATCGGGGCGCTGCGCCGCGCGATGGCCACGGCCGGGTACACGGAGCTGAAGGAGTTCCAGCGGGTCCAGGTCGTCGTGGCGCCCCGCGCGGCCACCGACTGA
- the guaB gene encoding IMP dehydrogenase: MNPAEPDTFLQQGLTFDDVLLLPGYSDMQPGEADTTSRLTRNISLRIPLVSAAMDTVTEARTAVAMARQGGIGVLHRNMSIEEQAEEADRVKRSEAGMITNPVTCLPDATLADVEELCAHYRISGVPVTDVRGVLVGIVTNRDMRFESDLSRPVREVMTPMPLVTAPVDVTRDEAFRLLAGNKVEKLPLVDDEGRLKGLITVKDFTKSEQYPRSTKDADGRLLVAAAVGVGDDAIRRAKALIEAGTDVIVVDTAHGHSKGVADTVAAIKKNARVEVVGGNVATYAGAKLLADAGADAVKVGVGPGSICTTRVVAGVGVPQITAIIEASRAAKEAGVPVIGDGGVQYSGDIAKAIVAGADTVMLGGLLAGVEESPGELIFVHGKQYKSYRGMGSLGAMRNRERGGSFSKDRYAQGDVSSEEKLIPEGVEGQVPYRGPLANVAHQLVGGLHQSMWYAGTRTIPELQERGRLMRISPAGLRESHPHDIQMTVEAPNYQGR, from the coding sequence ATGAACCCCGCCGAGCCCGACACGTTCCTCCAGCAAGGCCTGACCTTCGACGACGTGCTGCTCCTGCCGGGGTACTCCGACATGCAGCCCGGCGAGGCCGACACCACCTCGCGGCTGACCCGCAACATCTCGCTGCGCATCCCGCTCGTCTCGGCGGCGATGGACACCGTGACCGAGGCCCGCACTGCGGTCGCGATGGCGCGGCAGGGCGGCATCGGCGTCCTGCACCGCAACATGTCGATCGAGGAGCAGGCCGAGGAGGCCGACCGGGTCAAGCGCTCCGAGGCCGGGATGATCACCAACCCGGTGACCTGCCTGCCGGACGCGACGCTCGCCGACGTCGAGGAGCTGTGCGCCCACTACCGGATCTCCGGCGTCCCGGTGACCGACGTGCGCGGCGTGCTGGTCGGCATCGTGACGAACCGGGACATGCGCTTCGAGTCCGACCTGTCCCGTCCGGTCCGCGAGGTCATGACGCCGATGCCGCTGGTCACGGCCCCCGTCGACGTCACGCGCGACGAGGCGTTCCGGCTGCTGGCGGGCAACAAGGTCGAGAAGCTCCCGCTCGTGGACGACGAGGGCCGCCTCAAGGGCCTGATCACCGTCAAGGACTTCACCAAGTCCGAGCAGTACCCCCGCTCCACCAAGGACGCCGACGGGCGCCTCCTCGTCGCCGCGGCCGTGGGCGTCGGCGACGACGCGATCCGCCGCGCCAAGGCCCTCATCGAGGCCGGCACCGACGTGATCGTCGTGGACACCGCGCACGGCCACTCCAAGGGCGTCGCCGACACCGTCGCCGCGATCAAGAAGAACGCGCGGGTCGAGGTCGTCGGCGGCAACGTCGCCACCTACGCCGGCGCGAAACTCCTGGCGGACGCGGGCGCCGACGCCGTCAAGGTCGGCGTCGGACCCGGCTCGATCTGCACCACCCGCGTCGTCGCCGGGGTCGGCGTCCCGCAGATCACCGCGATCATCGAGGCGTCCCGCGCCGCGAAGGAGGCCGGCGTGCCGGTGATCGGCGACGGCGGCGTCCAGTACTCGGGCGACATCGCCAAGGCCATCGTCGCGGGCGCCGACACGGTCATGCTCGGCGGCCTGCTCGCCGGCGTGGAGGAGTCCCCCGGCGAACTGATCTTCGTCCACGGCAAGCAGTACAAGTCGTACCGCGGCATGGGCTCGCTCGGCGCGATGCGCAACCGCGAGCGCGGCGGCTCCTTCTCCAAGGACCGCTACGCGCAGGGCGACGTCAGCAGCGAGGAGAAGCTGATCCCCGAGGGCGTGGAGGGGCAGGTCCCCTACCGCGGCCCCCTCGCCAACGTCGCGCACCAGCTCGTCGGCGGCCTCCACCAGTCCATGTGGTACGCGGGGACGCGCACGATCCCCGAGCTCCAGGAACGCGGCCGCCTCATGCGCATCAGCCCCGCGGGCCTCCGCGAGAGCCACCCCCACGACATCCAGATGACCGTCGAGGCCCCCAACTACCAGGGCCGCTGA
- a CDS encoding DUF5319 domain-containing protein has protein sequence MHDDAPLDPFAGDPEDPAAALGDPGDEAAPLSVTEREDVLADLADLEVFRALLEPLGVRGLTVDCGDCGKVHYIDWELLHGNLRHLLDEGLPRVHEPALSPDPVDYVSWEYARGYVDGVIDSEEGREEN, from the coding sequence GTGCACGACGACGCTCCGCTCGACCCGTTCGCCGGAGACCCGGAGGACCCGGCGGCGGCTCTCGGCGACCCCGGGGACGAGGCCGCTCCGCTCAGCGTGACGGAGCGGGAGGACGTGCTGGCCGACCTCGCCGACCTGGAGGTGTTCCGCGCGCTGCTGGAGCCCCTCGGCGTGCGCGGCCTCACCGTCGACTGCGGCGACTGCGGCAAGGTCCACTACATCGACTGGGAACTGCTGCACGGCAACCTGCGGCACCTGCTGGACGAGGGGCTTCCCCGCGTCCACGAGCCCGCCCTGTCCCCCGATCCCGTCGACTACGTGAGCTGGGAGTACGCCCGCGGCTACGTGGACGGCGTCATCGACAGCGAAGAGGGCCGCGAGGAGAACTGA
- a CDS encoding sigma-70 family RNA polymerase sigma factor — MRALRAAHAGDGDLRELTNLAVQGDPGAIEVLIAEVRPMIVRYCRARLGRVSGQYHIADDVAQEVCIAVLSALPRYRDMGRPFASFVFGIAAHKIADALRSAVRAAVPTEDLPDGPDDRPGPEETVVRYIEAQRARELLTRLPDHQRELVLLRVVAGLSAEETGNVLGMSAGAVRVAQHRALARLRAMAREESIA, encoded by the coding sequence ATCCGTGCGCTCCGCGCGGCACATGCGGGCGACGGCGACCTCAGGGAGCTGACGAACCTCGCGGTCCAGGGCGACCCGGGCGCCATCGAGGTCCTCATCGCCGAGGTCCGCCCCATGATCGTCCGGTACTGCCGGGCCCGGCTCGGACGGGTCTCCGGGCAGTACCACATCGCCGACGATGTGGCCCAGGAGGTCTGCATCGCCGTCCTGTCGGCCCTGCCCCGCTACCGGGACATGGGCCGGCCCTTCGCGTCCTTCGTCTTCGGCATCGCCGCCCACAAGATCGCCGATGCGCTGCGCAGCGCGGTCCGCGCGGCGGTGCCCACCGAGGACCTGCCGGACGGCCCCGACGACCGTCCCGGTCCCGAGGAGACGGTGGTGCGCTACATCGAGGCGCAGCGCGCCCGAGAGCTGCTGACGCGGCTGCCCGACCACCAGCGCGAGCTCGTGCTGCTGCGCGTGGTGGCGGGCCTGTCGGCCGAGGAGACCGGTAATGTGCTGGGCATGTCCGCTGGGGCGGTACGGGTGGCGCAGCACCGGGCACTGGCCCGGCTCCGCGCGATGGCCAGAGAGGAGTCGATCGCTTGA